A genomic region of Desulfonatronum thiodismutans contains the following coding sequences:
- a CDS encoding efflux transporter outer membrane subunit, which produces MYRRCFFLFRMVAVLLVFAVLPLAGCALGPDYRRPAMSLPDAWPENTALRGEGAEDWQDWWRRFDDSALDKLVARAVQDNPDVRMQAARVREARARLGYSTADQFPTVGIQADAIRQQASGQAAGLSQGRGPVGNLFSLAGVLSYEVDIWGRLAREREASEALLQGSVYAHEAVRLAVIAEVVGTYFSLQAARRELEITRQALGILEETYRLEAIRFKHGQVDELVLRQAESELEATRAMLPLQHRQARMLEGALGILAGLSPAELLAEPDMGTRILANMRDPGGMPLVLPSELLSRRPDVRAVEEALRAASARIGITQAERLPKLNLAALLGGTSVEADDLFTSSARTWSLGVGAAGPLLDFGRNKARVESAEAQFAQAEIDYMATVNQAFNEVRDALVFYQSSREYMDTVARQLVIARRTEELADIRYRQGLVRFIEFLDAHRTRLAAEQNLNNAVRDVFSATATLFKALGGGWTGEHDRAGMTPVGFHPESLTKR; this is translated from the coding sequence GTGTTGCCGCTGGCGGGATGCGCCCTGGGGCCGGACTATCGCCGCCCGGCCATGTCGCTGCCCGATGCATGGCCGGAGAACACCGCGTTGCGAGGTGAGGGCGCCGAGGATTGGCAGGATTGGTGGAGGCGCTTCGATGATTCAGCCCTGGACAAACTGGTGGCCCGCGCCGTTCAGGATAATCCGGACGTGCGAATGCAGGCGGCCCGCGTGCGGGAAGCCCGGGCTCGCCTGGGCTACAGCACGGCCGATCAATTCCCCACGGTGGGGATCCAGGCCGACGCGATTCGCCAGCAGGCATCCGGTCAGGCCGCGGGCCTGTCCCAAGGCCGTGGGCCGGTCGGAAACCTGTTTTCCCTGGCCGGCGTGCTTAGCTACGAGGTTGACATCTGGGGCCGACTAGCCCGGGAGCGCGAGGCATCCGAGGCCCTGCTGCAGGGGAGTGTGTACGCCCATGAGGCCGTGCGTCTGGCCGTGATCGCCGAAGTGGTGGGCACGTATTTCAGCCTGCAGGCGGCTCGCCGGGAACTGGAGATTACCCGGCAGGCATTGGGCATCCTCGAGGAAACCTATCGATTGGAGGCGATCCGGTTCAAGCATGGTCAGGTCGACGAGCTGGTCCTGCGTCAAGCCGAGTCCGAATTGGAGGCGACCAGGGCGATGCTGCCGCTTCAACACAGACAGGCCCGGATGTTGGAGGGCGCCCTGGGCATTCTCGCGGGTCTGAGTCCGGCTGAGCTGTTGGCTGAGCCGGACATGGGCACGCGGATCCTTGCGAACATGCGTGACCCCGGCGGCATGCCCCTGGTGCTGCCTTCGGAACTGCTATCCCGCCGACCGGATGTCCGGGCCGTGGAAGAGGCCCTCCGGGCCGCTTCGGCCCGGATCGGAATCACCCAGGCGGAGCGGTTGCCCAAGCTGAACTTGGCTGCCCTCCTAGGCGGGACGTCCGTGGAGGCGGACGATCTGTTTACTTCTTCAGCCAGAACCTGGAGCCTGGGCGTTGGAGCGGCCGGCCCGTTGTTGGACTTCGGGCGCAACAAGGCCCGAGTGGAATCCGCCGAGGCGCAGTTCGCGCAGGCGGAAATTGACTACATGGCCACGGTGAACCAAGCCTTCAATGAGGTGCGGGATGCCTTGGTCTTTTATCAAAGCTCCCGTGAATACATGGATACCGTTGCGCGACAACTGGTTATCGCCCGGCGCACCGAGGAACTGGCGGACATTCGCTATCGCCAGGGCTTGGTGCGTTTCATCGAGTTTCTCGACGCCCACCGGACGCGATTGGCCGCGGAACAGAATCTGAACAATGCCGTCAGAGACGTGTTCAGCGCCACGGCTACCCTGTTCAAGGCTCTGGGCGGAGGATGGACTGGGGAGCACGATAGAGCGGGAATGACGCCAGTGGGTTTTCATCCGGAAAGTTTAACGAAGAGATGA